From the Argentina anserina chromosome 3, drPotAnse1.1, whole genome shotgun sequence genome, the window TTTGCAAAAATTGGTTAATTTTATTGGATTGCAAAACTTGGTTTAGAAACCAACTGTTGGAGCAGTTAGTTAGGTAtcataattttgaaattttctgACCTTCTGTTGGGGGTGTTGAGCTCTATCTTCTAGAAGCTCTGGTATtctttgtatttatttatcaGATTTGATTTAAGaactattttctttttagtaATATGAAATATCTTAGGCACTAATGTTACTAATTGTTGATTGACATGCTCCTAACTTCAGATCTCCCTAGATGTTCTTGAGACCAGAACTGGAAAGAAACAAATGATCAAGAAGATTGATCACTTGATCTCAACCTGTGTAAGCTAAATACTAACATAATGATCAAGGAGTTGGATCAAGCCAGTCACATTTCTAAGTCAAAATAGCCAAAACCACATATTGGAGTAGAAAGCTGAAACCTTTACCTTCTCAGAATGTAGGGTGCAATCAATGACGCACAACTCTCTTTACCCAACTCATAGAGGATGGAGATTATGACAGAGCTTCTAGAAGCACATTCCATTTCCTTTGAGGAAGCTTAGGCTAGGCTAGGCTCACAATCTGCACAATTCAGCATGTGAGGTAAGTAGAGTCTTCAATCTCACCAAGTTCTTTTAtgatcaaaaacaaacaattaataaaCTGCACAGTTCACATTTCCATCATATCTCATCACATCCCATTTGCAACTTCTTTCTTTGCTTCTCAGAGTGACTGACACCAGGTGATGATGAGGACTCTCACCAAGTTGGCCTCTTTGCATCCAGATTGAGTAACCAAttaacaaactcaaaaaaGGTCACTAACAAAACATCcaactcttttcttcttttctacaCATAAACACACAATCCTTTTTCAAAATAATTATCGTAATTTGATACCACACCATTGTATCAATTGCACTCGAATTTTGTTAATTCAGAaaaaagaaatcctaaaaccttTATATTGATCTGAATTTGATCATTCCATGAgtgatcaaaatcaaatcaaaacgCTACACACCAAGGATGTGAGCCTATATCAACTTATCCTCCAAATCCAGCATCAAATCCGACAAACATCAAGACCGTCCGTAACAGGCCACGTGTGAAAGGGACCCACGGGTAGCTCATGTCCATTCAGTTAGGACCAAATGCCAATCAATTAGGGTTCTTGAGGTTCCGTTATCcaactctctccctctctctccgtCTCTGTTTTCTACAAGTTCACTTCACTTCCCCAGAGAAAGCCTTATCCTACCAGAGCCTTCATCATCATAACTTCGCCTGTAACAACTAGTCAAATTAAAATCTTATCTTGGGTCCACCCTCCTCCATAGCCAGTGCCAAAGCTATTAAAGTTATTCGCCTTCTAGAAGCCTCTAACCTGCAGATTTTTTTTGCTTTGCTTTGCTTCGTCAGTGAGCTAATTCACCTTTACCGATCCATCTTTCTGGCTTTTTTTTCTGCTATAAATACCCAAGCCTCCATGGCCCTGATGCAACCCAGACCCAAAATCAAGCATACCCTGTTGTAAAGATCTCTCATTTTGAACTATAAATGGGGATTCATCAAGTAGCTGAGTGGATCCCTGGTCTGCCGGAGGAGCTCGGGCTCGAGTGCCTGACCCGGCTGCCGTACTCGGCCCACCCTGTGGCTTCCCGCGTCTGCCGGCCGTGGCGGTCTTTGCTCGAAAGCAAGGAGTTTTATCACCACAGGAAGCAGAGCGGGTACACCCGAAAGGTCGCATGCTTGGTTCAGGCTGGTGTCGAATCGAAGCTGAAATCGTCGTCGCCGAGTTATGGCATCGCCGTGTTCGATCCAATGAGCGGGTCGTGGGAGCGGCTGGACCCGATTCCCAAGTACCCGAATGGGCTGCCGATGTTCTGTCAGGTCGGGAGCTGCCGAGGGAAGCTGGTGGTGATGGGCGGTTGGGACCCGGCGACGTACCAGCCGGTTACTGATGTGTCCGTGTACGATTTTACGACGTGTCGTTGGAGGAAGGGGAAGGCAATGCCGTCGAAGCGGTCGTTTTTCGCGATCGGGTCGCGCGGGAGCCGGGTCTACATCGCGGGCGGGCACGACGAGAGCAAGAACGCGCTCAAGTCGGCGTGGGTTTACGACTTGCGGCGCGACGAGTGGGCTGAGTTGGCCGGGATGGAGCGGGAGCGGGACGAGTGTCAGGGGGTGGTGGTCGGGGACGAGTTTTGGGTGGTGAGCGGGTACGGGACGGCGAGCCAGGGGGCGTTTGAGGGCGGGGCGGAGGTGTTGGatctcgggtcgggtcggtgGAGGCGGGTCGAGGGCGCGTGGGAGGAGGGGCAGTGCCCGAGGGCGTGTGGGGGTGGAGTTGGGAGAGATGGGAGGCTGGTGAGTTGGGCCGAGTTAGGCGCGGCGGTCCGGGTCGGGACCCGTGGGGTGGATCTTGGGTCTCGGATCCTGGTGATGGGCTCGGAGTACGATGGCGCGAACCAAGGGATATACATGAAGGAAGGGCAAAATGGTAAACTGGAGAGTGTTACGGCACCGGAAGAGTTTTCCGGGTTTGTTCAGTCAGGCTGTTGCGTTGAGATATAGACTTTGAGGATGTTTTGTGAGAAATGGATACCTACATTACTTATAAGTAGTCACGTTCTCACATTATCAGCAGATTTAGTTAGAGAGGTTAATACACTCTTGGGGAGTTTTGGTTTCCAAAATATACTATCGTTGAGGGTGTTTGATATAGTGCTCGAAGCTCTTGAAATATACATGTTTCTGATCTACAAGTGTATGATCATGATGAATCAAACTATGATAAGTTTGAACAAATTAGTACATTTTCCGATAGTGATCTTTGGTCTATAACTCCAAAGTATTCAGCCTCATAATGATCGGTCTATACTCAAAACGCATAATGATTCATGTGTCTATTATAAAAGACAATGAATCAAATAatggatgtatatatatatatttgcaaaTTGCAAACGTGTCTCATCTCACTCGAAAGTTATGAGCGCGCAATTGCACAATATACTTGGTTTGGATCCCATTGATCATATAAATTTAGGTAGGAGTGTTAATTCCTTGACTGTAGTTCGCGGTTGAAGTTTGTTAAGTTCATCAATTTGACTCTAAATCTTGGAGAAACAATTTCTGCTACAAAAATGCCTAAGTTAGCTCCGTAAATTCGTAGTAAAAgtgcattatatattttacgGCTGACGATATAATAAGGTGACAAGATCGATCTCATTAGTCACTAGTCTCACTACCTAGTAATTAAATGCATTTGTTAGCTCCCAAGTGTTTGGTATGGTCTAAATAGGCTTTCCAACCCCGTGTTCCAGGGATTGAATCCAACTTTTTttctattcttttttttttagaaggaaTCTAACTTTCTAAACGTAATCAGTCTAACTTAAAGTCCTAAACTATCTCGTACGTGTTTCTGATGATCGGGACTTTGGTTGTTCAGTCATTTTGAACTGTTACAGATGATCGGGACTGTAAAATCAGAATAAAAAGAATACCTTTCTGTCGTCGACCACAGTACAAACTAGTTAGTTTTCGATggatgaaattaaaaaaaaatttttgtTATTCTGGTGGCTGGACCAAAACCTTGTCAAGAgggaaagaaaattaaaggaAGGTGTAAACAGAAAACAACGGAACAAAGCAAACAATCAAGTACAATTATGTATCATCGAAAAAAACTAAGTACAATTACATAGAAACTTTTACTTGGTGTAAAACAAAGCAAACAACTAAGTACAATTATATATCATCGAAACAAAACCCAAGTACAATTACATAGAAACTTTTCACTTGGTGTAAATAATGACTCACTAACCAACGATTTTGTAAAACCTTTggagtatatattgatatactCGAAAGCACTGCAGAATCATTCATTCTCGTTTGCGCATGCTCTGAAAGGCTTCACGAGTTGTCTTTGAAAGACTGAAATATGTCGATGAAGAATGTATGTTCTTTGCTACTGACTTACCTGATTTCTTAGCATCTCTCCTGCAAAAAGAAAATCTTGAGAGAAGCTATTGGGAAGTGATGATGGTGACGAGAggagaatggaaaagaagcTAGAAACAAGGCCAATGCTGCTGTCTGCTGACACTCTTATATAGTCTTCTGTCACTTTTGTTTTCCTTATTGTAGAAGCGAAGCTAGAAAGAGACAGCTGCAATGAACAAGTTCAACTGGATTATAAATGTTAGTGCTGTTTAATTAATCagataataatttttaaacaTCTTTAGAACTGGATTATATTAACATAGTTTCCAAAGGACTAATTCTAATACTAAATTGCGTCACAACGTAAAGATACGAAAGCATTTTATGTCATCAAATAATGAAATGAATTAATGGTACATTTCTCAACATGAAGCACCCATGACCACCAACTCCGATCCTACAGAAATTGGGTAATTCATTCATGAAATAGCCCCAATGACCTACCCAAAAGCAAAGAATTAATAATacagtatttctaaaattACGTTGATGTGATaatatctattttatttgCAGGTATTACTAATCTAATTGAGAGGTTATGAATTTACAAAATGACCATTCATGCATCCAAATAAGCGTCTGTAATCATAATTACATCACGTCTTGTTAATCAGTGGATGACAATAATTGTCCACTAATTAATTAGCAAGCTAAATGGAGCAGGGTGCCAAAGCAAACCTTTAGAAAACCATGCATGCTACTTGCTAGGTGAGTTGGTGTACGTTCTTTAACCATGCCAATAAATAGACATGCATTGCAATCAGCactcatcaaatcatcacaaCTTCCAAACCCCATCGACTACTAGCTAGCTAAGCGTTCTCATACTCAGTTCTCAAGTTTTAGAAATGGCACCATCTATAAGCCAAACCATCACAGACTCTTCAGATCTCACTGAGTTTGTCATTAGCAAGGGCAATGGGGTGAAGGGTCTTTCCCAAATGGGACTCAAAAGCCTCCCAAAGCAATATATCCAACCcgttacagaaagaaaagtgagtatgaaaataacaaatttGCCTGAAGAATCCATTCCCATCATTGACATGTCAAACTTGGAGGACCCGAAAGTGGCAGAATCCATATGCAATGCGGCAGAGAAGTGGGGGTTCTTTCAGCTACTCAACCATGGTGTGCCCATTGAAGTTCTTGAGCATGTCAAGCAAGCAACTCACAGATTTTTTGAGTTGCCAGCTGAGGAGAAGAGTAAGTTCTCGAAAGAGAATTCGTCTTCAACTAATGTTCGATTTGGTACGAGCTTTAGTCCTGAAGCAGAGAAGGCACTAGAGTGGAAAGACTGGCTTAGTGTCTTCTATATTTCTGAGGATGAGGCCTCTGCACACTGGCCTGCAGCTTGCAAGTAATTAAGCCCAGAATTTTCTTACTATATGTATCAGTTATTCATGATGACATGCAATATTGAGTCTCCTTTAGCTTATAGCAGTTCTCTGGGTCACATGCAGGATAATATAATTACGTGAACTAATTGTGTTATAATTACATGAACTAATGCGCGCCTGTGTTTGTTTCTCAGAGATGAAGTGCTCGAATACATGAAGAGGACAGACATACTCATAAAACGACTCCTAGGGATGCTGATGAAAAGACTGAACGTGACAGAAATAGACAAAACCAAAGAAGCACTTCTAATGGGATCCAAGCGAATCAACCTTAACTACTACCCCGTCTGCCCTGACCCTGAGCTCACAGTCGGAATTGGGCGCCACTCTGATGTCTCCACACTCACAATCCTCCTTCAAGACTACACCGGAGGACTTTACGTCCGAGCGGGGACTGCTTCTGATGAGGATAGGTGGGTGCATGTTCCTCCATTGGAAGGGTCACTAGTGATCAACATTGGTGACGCACTGCAGATAATGAGCAACGGGAAATACAAGAGCGTGGAGCATAGAGTGGTTGCTAATGGAAATCAGACCAGGATTTCAGTCCCCATATTTGTGAATCCGAGGCCATCGGACGTGATAGGGCCTCTGCCTGAAGTCCTTGCTAGTGGGGAGAAAGCATTGTACAAGCAAGTTGTGTACTCTGACTATGTCAGACATTTCTTCCGGAAGGCTCATGATGGAAAGGATACCGTTGATTTTGCTAAAATCTGAAGGTAATTCATTACTATATCTCTCTGCACCTTGGCAATGTTTCAAGGctagttattttgtttttaataatGAACATTTAATCGACTATGTAAAATAATTTACGATGCAAGAGATGTGCTCGATTGAAACAATGTGTATCAATATGGATGTAAGAGATGTGATCAAGAATGTGTATCAATAAATATTTCGTAAAGACCCAATAATATGTTATTCGCTTGATTATTTACTCATAAACGCATAGAATTCCTTGCTCGAAAACAGTTGTTAATGTGACACaaattctactttcctattaaCTGGGCATCAATGAAAGATAGGCTGAAATACAATCAATTTGTACTAGACATGGAACGAACTTAATGATGTACAGTCACAGCACTTGAACCTAACCCTATGAGCATCATCACACATTATATTCTTGGAAAACAAGGAAAACAGATGGCTAGTTGAAATGATTGCTTTAGTCCTTATTCAAGCACAAACTTCAGTAGAGACCAGGCACATCTCAATCGGAGGAGCTGGGTTTTTTTATAGAGGATAAATACAGCTCATCAGACTAGGATACATTCCAACTACAATATTACATCACACACACATCCGCTCTACAATAACGTGAATTCTGATCCCATATGCAAATTCCTATTTATCATCCACATGGAAGGGAGTGAACTCTCTTGGCTGACACAGGACAGTACGGAGTACCTACATTCTACTCCGAACAGATAGCTCACGTTTCATTTGGTCCCTTAAAACTCTTCTTAACAACTTATTAGAAGCTGTCCGAGGAAACTCTGCAACAATCTTGACGAGGCTCACCTGGTCATCGATTAAAACAGTTGGAGTAAACATCAGCAACTAAAAATGACACAAAACTTGGTTTTAGAGCAATGTGAAGCACCAGCAGCTTTGTTTTGGGAAGCTTTCCTCAAAAGCTAAACACTTGAAGTTAATGCGATGTATTTAGTGTGATCATTCCCATGAATAGGAAAATAATTCAGATGTTACCTTAAACAATGGGTTAAGCCTGCCATGAATAGCTCTTGAGAATTTCATCTTTAGCTCGTCTGCTTTGGTCTCAAATC encodes:
- the LOC126787686 gene encoding F-box/kelch-repeat protein At2g44130-like gives rise to the protein MGIHQVAEWIPGLPEELGLECLTRLPYSAHPVASRVCRPWRSLLESKEFYHHRKQSGYTRKVACLVQAGVESKLKSSSPSYGIAVFDPMSGSWERLDPIPKYPNGLPMFCQVGSCRGKLVVMGGWDPATYQPVTDVSVYDFTTCRWRKGKAMPSKRSFFAIGSRGSRVYIAGGHDESKNALKSAWVYDLRRDEWAELAGMERERDECQGVVVGDEFWVVSGYGTASQGAFEGGAEVLDLGSGRWRRVEGAWEEGQCPRACGGGVGRDGRLVSWAELGAAVRVGTRGVDLGSRILVMGSEYDGANQGIYMKEGQNGKLESVTAPEEFSGFVQSGCCVEI
- the LOC126787685 gene encoding feruloyl CoA ortho-hydroxylase F6H1-3-like — protein: MAPSISQTITDSSDLTEFVISKGNGVKGLSQMGLKSLPKQYIQPVTERKVSMKITNLPEESIPIIDMSNLEDPKVAESICNAAEKWGFFQLLNHGVPIEVLEHVKQATHRFFELPAEEKSKFSKENSSSTNVRFGTSFSPEAEKALEWKDWLSVFYISEDEASAHWPAACKDEVLEYMKRTDILIKRLLGMLMKRLNVTEIDKTKEALLMGSKRINLNYYPVCPDPELTVGIGRHSDVSTLTILLQDYTGGLYVRAGTASDEDRWVHVPPLEGSLVINIGDALQIMSNGKYKSVEHRVVANGNQTRISVPIFVNPRPSDVIGPLPEVLASGEKALYKQVVYSDYVRHFFRKAHDGKDTVDFAKI